In Bacteroidota bacterium, the sequence AGCTACGACGGAAGCTCATCTTTACGACTCCATCCGAAATGACATGAGCCCGGCGCTCGATCCGATTCATCTCTACCGCAATGATAATGGCAAGGGCTATTTCATTGCAGTTGGCTCCCGGGCGGGACGGATCGTGTATCGCTACCCTCCGACGATTGGCGCGGGCGACTACACCCTCTATTGGGTTGGCCCGAATGGCGTTGATGAAGAAGGCGAAGGCGACGATGTCGATGCCTGGCAGGGAGTTGACACGGCACGACATTTCGAGCGGCAGCGACTGGCCGATCTCGAAGCGGACCACGATCCGGAACGGCTTTTGCTGGTGCGAACAGGGCCCGATCTCTTTCGCGATTCGGTCCGGTTCACAATCCTCCGGCACGATACGGTTTTCTATCAGGATGCCTGGCCGCTCACGGCGTATTTTCAGTTGCGGCCAGAACTGACGGACGAGGTCCGTCGGCGAATGGTGCGTGCCGAGCTCGATCAGTTTCTTGCACCGGGCGCGTTCGTACATACGGATTCGCTGGAGAATCGGGGCTGGTCCAAATGGGCCGAGGTGAATCCAAAGTCGGCGGAGCTTGCGGAGCTTCAAAATGCCGACGAATTGATGTTCAACTATTATGCAGGGGACCGGGGATCGAAGGGGATTGCATGGCTGAAGTCGAAGAAGAAATTTGTCGTCGTATGGAAGAATTGAGAACGGAGAATGGAGAGTGGATGATGGATAGCCGAGCGCGTAGAATGAAGAACGGAGACTTCTTCCGCTCAATCTTCAATATTCACTGTCCGCTGTTGCTGGTCGCCTTGTTTCTGACACTTCATATTTTGTCTTTTCCAGTAACGGCTATTGCCCAGCACCCTGAAAAGGGTCCGGGGGCGGGAATCGCCGTGGATTCCTTACACGTCGTTGAGCGAAGTACCGATTCCCTTCTAAAGACGGATTCCGTTCGATTTGCGATCATGGCCCAGGAACAGCGTGAACTCGCAAGCCGCAAGCAAGTGGCTTCACAACGAGAGATCGATCTTACCAATGATGGAAAACCGGAGGTCCTTCGGCTTACAGGCTATCCGGCGAAGGACATCGATCAAACCAAGCTGACTTTTACCATTAAGTCAGGAGGCAAACTCCTCTGGGAAGACCATTGGACCGCAGGTGGATATTTTGACACTATCGATCACCTCACCGATTCTGTTAAGCTTCGGCGTATGCGGCAAATTGTTACGATTGCATTTGCGAACGAGAATTTCTTAGTCATCGACTCGGCGGATTTTGCCGATTTGTTTAAGCATGTGTCACAAGCCGATCTCGATCCGAACTCTGAAGAAGCCCACGAGCTGTTTCGCGAACCGCGTGTCATGTTCAGTGTCTTTCACAGTCGCGATTACTGGTATGGCCTCGTGTGGGACCCGAAGTTGAAGAAATTTCTGAGAGTGTGGCGCAACTAAGGCTGAACATGCTTCTTGTGAGAAGCTCTTAAAGCTTGTTACCTGACACAATCAACGGGGAGCGGAATATAGCTTGAGCGTGTCAAGTCCCTGTTCGATCAGTCGATCGAGTGATGCATCGTAGTTGCGTCCATCATCGTAGAAGAACCCGAGCATGGTGTCGCGTGCGCCACCGATCGAGTCGAGGACATGCGGAAGCAGCGAACGTCCGGGTTCGAACGGAGTGCCGACAGGGCTCGACCGAAGAATCACAAAGTCGATCTTATTTGCTCGCAATTTGCTAACGGCATCCTCCGCAGTGGGTGGAGGCTGGAACATATCGAGTGTGAGAATCTGATGCGTCGTGTCCATGAGTGCGAAATTGAGTCCGGCGACATCGACAAGAATGCGACTCTTCGGTGGTGCCTCTTCCAATAGGCGCCTAATGGCAGCGGATTGATCCCGAACGACCGCTGCGCCAAAGGCCGTAGCGGGAATGGCATGACTTGCCTGCATCCCAATTCCAGCGACGAGCACCGCTATGGCTCCGCTACTTCCGAACCATCGTGCCGTGTGAACTTCCGCGAAAAGCTCCAGCACAATCGCGCCGCATGCAATCACGAGCGGAGTGATATGAAACAAGTAATAGGGGCGGCTCCCCTGAAACAGGCACCAACCGATGATACAAAAAACAGTGGCGAGCATGGCGAAGGTCTGTGCGGGCGCCATCGCGAGTCTCAATTGCCTGCCATGCCGGCGCATTCTCCATTGCCAGACCATGTACGAGATCGCAAGTATGATGGCCACTGCGGCAAGGAGCAGCACACCCGGGGCATCACCGGCGAAAAGATTGTAGCGTTCGATCAGGTTCGAGATCTGGACGTTGCGTGAGAATGGGCGTGCAATTGGAATCTGTTGCAGTACGAATGAGAAGCTTCCCATGCTGCCACCACGCCCGAACAGAGAGAACTCTCCAGCACCGAGCCAATAGGCAAGCGAGAGTGTCGTGGCTGCTGAAAGAACGCCAAGCAGCCATGAGGACAGAATTCGCCGATCCCGCCACAACTTTACGCTCAGGATAAACGCAAGTGTTGCTCCTGCCGGAAGCGTCAGCATGTGCCGCGAAAAAATGAGCAAGCCAATCGCTGTGAAGCCAGTCCAAAATGCGCGGCGAGTGTTCATTTGCGTTTCGGATTGCCGGGCAAGAAAATAAACATAGCCGAGGAGCACGAGGCCCGTCAGGAGATCGTATCGAGCACAATGCGTAGCCCATGCAAAACCCTGGGAGATTGTCAGGAGTGCGACTGCGCAGGCGGCGATGACGGGACGTGTTTCCAGCCGCCGAAGAATCAGGAAAAGACTTAGGATGAGAATCAGTCCCAGAATCGCGGTTACTGTTCTGCCGATGGCAGCAAAGTCGTGGGCCGGGAAAAATACATGGCCGGTGACGCCATAGATCAACGCATTCACCCACATACTGCCTGCGAGCACGCCATCGGTTCTTGTCGCATTGCCGAAGTGCTCCGGATATGCCATCACGCCATGCGCGGCCTGATTGCCGAATTCTCGCATCAGCCACGTTTCGTCCCCGCCCCAGCGGACCGAGTCCGCCACAGGCACAACATACAGCGATCGGAGCTGGAGCACATAAATGGCCAGCGACGCTGCCAGGATCAAGTAGGCAATCGCAGAGTCGCGTTTTGCGCGTCGGATGGAAAGATTCATTCAATGCGAAAATACAACAATCAGTAGTGGATAGTTGACAGTCGATCGTTTAGGGAGGGTAATTCCGAGTGCCTTCATTGTTATCAGGGAACAAGAGACGCTGCGAAGCTCTTAGCCCCGATACCCAATTCTTGACTGCCATCGACCATTATTCTCGATTCCGCGAAGCGAAGTATTTTTCTTCGCTCGATGGGCTACGCGCCATCAGCATTTTAGCAGTCATTTGGTATCATGTTCCGGAGTTGCGTCCGATTTGGAAAACAGGGTTTCTGGGTGTTCACCTCTTCTTTGTCATTAGCGGTTTCCTGATTACGACGCTTCTTCTGCGCGAAAAAGCTCAATACGGCAGAATCTCACTCCGCAATTTCTATTTACGGCGGACGCTCCGGATTTTCCCGGCGTATTATCTTACACTGGGTCTCTTCTTTTTGTTATGCCTGAGCGTGCCGGAATTGCGCCGCGATGGACTCGGGACGTACCTGCATAATTTGCCATCATTTCTGACTTACACTTCAAATTGGTTTGTCAATCCCTGGGGTCCCGGTCGCGTGGTGTTCGTCCCGGCATGGTCGCTTGCGACCGAGGAGCAATTCTATCTATTCTGGCCGTGGATCGTGGCCTTTTCGAAAAAGCCACGGACACCAATTATCATCATGACCGCGCTCATTGTTCTCAACGAGATTATTAAGTGGCGCGTCGGCTATTGGTTCTTCCTTGATGGTTACTCATTCCCGATCACTGCGCTGAATAGTATCTCGCCCGCGATTTGCATGGGATGCCTTCTGGCATTTGCCTTCGATCGTCGGCGCAGCTTTGAAGCTGCCTGGCGCGTGTTCGGTCAACGATGGAGCGCACCCGCGTTCGTTGGCCTCATGCTGCTGGCTTGTTCGATTCCCAACGATAACAACCTGCATGTTTTCCGGATGTTTTACATTACACTTTCGATGGCATTCGCGCTCGCAGCGTGTGTCATTCGGCAGGACCACATGCTAAAACCATTGCTAGCGAATCGACCGATCCGTTATATCGGCTCGATCAGCTACGGCATGTATCTTTATCATGCGTTCGGACTGCACTTCGAGGATCGCTTCCTGGCGTTTACGAAGCCCTGGCCATTACTCGAATTCCTCGCCGCAGCCGGATCGACCGTAATAATCGCCAGTATTAGCTTCTGGACGTACGAGCGATTCTTCCTGAAGTTGAAGGAGCGATTCACGAAGCATCGTGGAACCCAGCAGATCACTCCCGCTGCGGTGGCGATTGAACTTTCGTAGTTATGACCTAAAGGTTTCTACGAGTACCGCGACGATTTCGCATCTGTCGGACTACTCGATGGAGCATCGTATCCATCCTTAGTAGAATCCCCAGGAAAGCTGCGACGAGCGCGATTGTGATATTGAGTTGCGAAGAAGCAAATCCAAACGAGAAATCGATCACGAGCAGGATGACAAGCAGGACCGCCGCAGCGATCATACTGGTCAGACGGAACAGGCGCCAGGTTCGTTCAGCGCCGCGCTCATGAGGAGTTGGAATCACCTCTCTCGAACGCCAGATGCGATATTGTGTTCCTCTTTCTTAATATTCTGCAACTGGCCATCATAGGTCGCGCTGAAGAAATGCGTGCGGCTGCCATCGCGGCGGGCCACGAAAAACAAGTAATCTGTCTGCGCCGGATGGAGTGCAGCATAGATTGCATCGAAGCTTGGGTTGTTGATCGGGCCTGGCGGCAGACCGGTCTTCAAATATGTATTATATGGCGTTGGCTTTAGAATGTCGCGGTGGGTGATTGGTCTGTCGAGCTGCAGGCCATATTGCACGGTCGGGTCCGCCTGTAGCTTCATCCCTATCCGAAAGCGATTTTCATAGACTCCCGCGATAAGGTAACGCTCGGAGTCGTTCTTGGTCTCACCCTCCACGATCGATGCAATCTTCAGTGCGTCGTATGGAGTGAGCCCAAGTTGTGCAGCATTATCAAGTAAGGTGTCGGGTACGGCCTGATGAAAATGTGTGACAAGTGATTGAAGCAGCGTGCGCCCATTGAGTGGATAGTTCCACTTGTAGGTATCGGGATAGAGATAGCCTTCCGCTGTTTTGGCTTGGGCAGGTAGTCCGAGCCAATGAAGGTATGCTGTATCGCCAGCGGCTCGGATGAAATCGACGGTGTTCACTCCAAGACTCGCCGCCGCCGCATCCGCAACGTCCTTCAACCGGAAGCCTTCCGGTATTGAAAGCGCGAAGATGATTTGGTATTTCTGGCCGATGATGTCCTGCAGCAATTGATAATTGCTTAGCCCCCTATGAATCTGGAATGTACCTCCATGAATGCCATGACCCGCGCGCATCAATTTGGCCGCGGCTCGGAATGTGATCTCGGAGCGGATAATACCTTGCGTCTTCAGTGAATCGGCGATTTGCTTCATTGTGGCATTTGGCGGCACGATGAGCATGGTCTCCCGAGGGTGAGTCTCCTTTTCGGCATATTCCACCGGGTTGCGAAGGAAAAAGAGGCCATAGATGGACGTAATAAAGACCAGCGCCGGAATCGTGATCCACCAGAAGAAGCGCTTATGCGAAAGCGCGCGTAATCGATGATAATGGCGCGTCATGCTAAATAGCTTGTTCAAGCCCCGCGCCAAGACCCGATCAATATCGTGAAAGACAGATGAAAACCTGAAAATGGCAACCGTTGCGAAGGGCAAATCCTGCAAACGGCTGCTATTGCCGCGGGGATTCTTCAGAAGGAGACACGGTTGGTGAGTCAGAATTAACATTACAGCCGGTTTTTATGCGGCGGTCAATTTTTCTCGCGTTCGTTCTGCAGTGCTTAGCTTCTCTTGTCGCGGTGAGTGCGATGGCGCAGTGGAGCGTCGTTGCGCCGAATATCGGCGGCCGGTGGGATTATTCTCTTACCGCCGGAGGTATGCTGAAGAGCACCGGCGGCGCCATCTGGGCCGGCAATAAGACACTCAATGTAAGCACCGATCAAGGCCTGACCTGGTCCGGTGCGAATACACCGACATTGACCCCACTGGATGTCCTCGCCGACATTGATTTCTTCGATGCCCGATTTGGAGTGCTTGCGATTTTTGGATATGTCGGAGGTAACGCAAGCGGCCTATATCTTACGACGGACAGGGGCACCTCATGGTCGAAGATCTACACGGGTGGAGTCGTTGCCGTTACATTTGGTTCGACGGCGAACGACATTATCGCAAATAGCTCCGGAGGAATCGTTTACACCCATGATGGCGGCATTACGTGGGGGACATCGCCAATCGGTAGTGTGAATCTGGCGAAGTGGAAAGGGTCGCTTTATACTCTGACGCAAATCGCCAATACCAACAGCGCCTGTCTTTCTGTCTCACATGATGATGGCACGAGCTGGACAAATATGCCGGGAAGTATCGCGCATTGGGATGCGTATTCTCTGGACTTCCTCGATTGTGCGAATCGGGTTGTGCTTCCGGATGAAGAATTCTTTGGGCTCGGGCCGCGATCGAGTATCTTTATGTCGAATGACGGGGGTATTTCATGGAACGCAGCCTTTACCAATACGATGTTCCGTTTCTATATCGCGGGTTCGGTTGCGCATGCTACTCGCGCGATTTATTGTCCAACACTCTTTGATGGTGTGCTCCGGTCGGTCGATTTTGGTGCGACCTGGTCCCTGATTGGCGGTCCCAACTGCGGAGCGGATAGCCGTACTATCGTCGCGCTCGATGATAATACTGTGGTTGCCATGGATAGTGGCGGTTCGATCTGGCGGACGACCAATAGTGGGGGAAGTTGGGTCACTGCGAATCAAGGGACGTGGCAGGCGGACTTCACAGATTCTATGCTGTTCAATAAGGATACACTATCGCATTGTGATAGTGCAGTCGCACGGTCGGATTATATTTTCGCTTCTGCTTGCGACGCATCGAGAATAACCAGTCAGGGGATTACGGGACCTGATGCTCAATATTTTCAGATTCTTTCGGGGCTGCCCTACGCTGTAACCGGAAAAGATTCGATCATCATCTCATTCCATGCCGATTCCGCTCGGGATTACCATGCGACGTTCGTTGCAACAGTCGGAGGCAGGACGATTACAGTCGCCCTGTCGGGGCATGGCCGCAACGAATCCCGGCAACTGTCATTTCAGCCAGGGTCACGCCTGGCATTCGATACGATCAGTCCCTGCTCACCGGCGGAGTGGAAGTCATTTCTAATGCTATCCAAATTCTGTTCGCCGTGGCGGATCGATTCCGCGAGAATCGGCGGCAAGGATGCGGCGTATTTCTCTCTCGGTGAGCTTGACTCTCTTTTGACCGGCCGTGATTCGCTCGCCATCTCGTTTCTGCCTGATACCAGCCGCACATATCACGCGACACTGGAACTGGTACTCGATGATGGTACGCGGAAGACTCTAACACTTTCGGGCGTTGGGCAAATGACTTCGGCAAGGATTTCTTCGCTGCCGGTTTCGCCGTTACTTTTTGATTCCGTCTCAGTGTGCGATGAGCCGTCAACTCGAACGATCACATTGAGCGATTCTGCTTGCCTGAAGCATTCTATTGCTC encodes:
- a CDS encoding acyltransferase, whose protein sequence is MTAIDHYSRFREAKYFSSLDGLRAISILAVIWYHVPELRPIWKTGFLGVHLFFVISGFLITTLLLREKAQYGRISLRNFYLRRTLRIFPAYYLTLGLFFLLCLSVPELRRDGLGTYLHNLPSFLTYTSNWFVNPWGPGRVVFVPAWSLATEEQFYLFWPWIVAFSKKPRTPIIIMTALIVLNEIIKWRVGYWFFLDGYSFPITALNSISPAICMGCLLAFAFDRRRSFEAAWRVFGQRWSAPAFVGLMLLACSIPNDNNLHVFRMFYITLSMAFALAACVIRQDHMLKPLLANRPIRYIGSISYGMYLYHAFGLHFEDRFLAFTKPWPLLEFLAAAGSTVIIASISFWTYERFFLKLKERFTKHRGTQQITPAAVAIELS
- the mltG gene encoding endolytic transglycosylase MltG; its protein translation is MTRHYHRLRALSHKRFFWWITIPALVFITSIYGLFFLRNPVEYAEKETHPRETMLIVPPNATMKQIADSLKTQGIIRSEITFRAAAKLMRAGHGIHGGTFQIHRGLSNYQLLQDIIGQKYQIIFALSIPEGFRLKDVADAAAASLGVNTVDFIRAAGDTAYLHWLGLPAQAKTAEGYLYPDTYKWNYPLNGRTLLQSLVTHFHQAVPDTLLDNAAQLGLTPYDALKIASIVEGETKNDSERYLIAGVYENRFRIGMKLQADPTVQYGLQLDRPITHRDILKPTPYNTYLKTGLPPGPINNPSFDAIYAALHPAQTDYLFFVARRDGSRTHFFSATYDGQLQNIKKEEHNIASGVRER
- a CDS encoding T9SS type A sorting domain-containing protein; protein product: MRRSIFLAFVLQCLASLVAVSAMAQWSVVAPNIGGRWDYSLTAGGMLKSTGGAIWAGNKTLNVSTDQGLTWSGANTPTLTPLDVLADIDFFDARFGVLAIFGYVGGNASGLYLTTDRGTSWSKIYTGGVVAVTFGSTANDIIANSSGGIVYTHDGGITWGTSPIGSVNLAKWKGSLYTLTQIANTNSACLSVSHDDGTSWTNMPGSIAHWDAYSLDFLDCANRVVLPDEEFFGLGPRSSIFMSNDGGISWNAAFTNTMFRFYIAGSVAHATRAIYCPTLFDGVLRSVDFGATWSLIGGPNCGADSRTIVALDDNTVVAMDSGGSIWRTTNSGGSWVTANQGTWQADFTDSMLFNKDTLSHCDSAVARSDYIFASACDASRITSQGITGPDAQYFQILSGLPYAVTGKDSIIISFHADSARDYHATFVATVGGRTITVALSGHGRNESRQLSFQPGSRLAFDTISPCSPAEWKSFLMLSKFCSPWRIDSARIGGKDAAYFSLGELDSLLTGRDSLAISFLPDTSRTYHATLELVLDDGTRKTLTLSGVGQMTSARISSLPVSPLLFDSVSVCDEPSTRTITLSDSACLKHSIARAQIVGADSLVFRLDSGFDAGSGFPDSGVVEFTGDSLRAYYGTLRVTLDDSSIFDVELNGNGKPVQRALRIAGLPVFPDSLSLCDSERTAWLVLRDSSCTPWPVVSESLTDSIHFQIIQPLRAQLTGLDSILISFHADTLLDYQTVLSVNLGDTILRLPVAAFGKRIQRRLSFAPSTLFSHDTVSICGQPVTQQVAVRDSSCLPWSVASYSWSGADSSYYHIESLLPTPLTGFDTLTVRFMPDAGRAYPAECDIQLSDGTRIPIQFAGVGRGYSTVSLASADLRADTIGADVFVPIVLNHVGALPAMDCYLTYDTSVLTFMGTASQPGHTMLYQQIAGHLRVTIDSTRTESDNLIGYLRFSYFLGKDSCTTISLDSLSLPPAVTCVTVLADQTSSRICGPMNCGTILLSTFVRTGAINFSISPNPATDVIWISTSENPGNCQIRLFDNLGIERRSFSSEIGRDKPLPVSLDGLPSGLYHLSISQNGFSTTRAVIKE